In a single window of the Arachis hypogaea cultivar Tifrunner chromosome 6, arahy.Tifrunner.gnm2.J5K5, whole genome shotgun sequence genome:
- the LOC112696961 gene encoding uncharacterized protein has product MAKIRIAIILLGLCLVCNLAGLAEAEYMKYKDPKLSIDARVEDLISRMTLEEKIGQMLQVERKYVSADDIKKYSIGSVMSEAGSIPGPSRLASAQTWIDMVNEFQKGAVSSRLGIPMFYGIDAVHGHSTVYKATVFPHNIGLGATRDPELIKRIGAATALEVRATGIQYTYAPCIAVCRDPRWGRCYESYGEDPALVQSMTEIIPGLQGDIPADLPNGVPFMAGNEKVIGSAKHYVGDGGTINGIDEYNTVIDREGLFRIHMPGYFAAISKGVATIMVSYSSWNGVKMHANRELITGFLKNTLHFKGVVISDFEGIDRITTPPHANFTYSVEAGVSAGIDMFMVPQFYKEFIDDLTKLVTKKFIPMSRIDDAAKRILWVKFMMGLFENPFADYSLVRYLGIQEHRELAREAVRKSLVLLKNGESVEKPLLPLRRKASKILVAGSHADNLGYQCGGWTIEWQGISGNDILKGTTILNAIRNTVDPETIVTYKENPDAEYVESNGFSYAIVVVGEHPYAEMHGDNKNLTIPDPGPETITNVCGAIKCVVVVISGRPVVIEPYLHIIDALVAAWLPGSEGQGVADVLYGDYGFTGKLPRTWFKTVDQLPMNVGDPHYDPLFPFGFGLSTEPIKAIYSA; this is encoded by the exons ATGGCTAAAATCCGCATCGCCATCATCTTATTGGGGCTCTGCCTAGTATGCAATTTGGCAGGTTTGGCAGAGGCAGAGTACATGAAGTACAAGGACCCCAAACTGTCAATCGATGCAAGGGTTGAGGATCTTATTAGCCGGATGACTCTTGAGGAGAAAATTGGCCAGATGTTGCAAGTCGAACGCAAGTATGTGTCTGCTGATGACATCAAGAAGTATTCTATTG GGAGTGTCATGAGCGAGGCAGGGAGTATTCCAGGTCCATCTCGATTGGCTTCTGCGCAAACCTGGATTGACATGGTGAATGAATTTCAGAAGGGTGCTGTATCAAGCCGGCTTGGAATTCCAATGTTTTATGGCATTGATGCCGTTCATGGCCACAGCACTGTTTATAAAGCAACTGTTTTCCCTCACAATATTGGCCTTGGAGCTACCAG AGATCCTGAACTTATTAAGAGAATTGGAGCTGCCACTGCCCTTGAAGTTAGAGCAACAGGTATTCAATATACCTATGCACCTTGTATAGCA GTATGTAGAGATCCAAGATGGGGTCGGTGTTACGAAAGCTACGGCGAAGATCCTGCACTAGTTCAGTCAATGACTGAAATAATACCAGGATTGCAAGGAGACATTCCTGCTGATTTACCAAACGGTGTCCCTTTTATGGCTGGAAA TGAAAAGGTCATAGGTTCTGCTAAGCACTATGTGGGTGATGGTGGAACAATCAATGGGATTGATGAGTACAACACTGTCATAGATAGAGAGGGATTGTTCAGAATTCACATGCCGGGTTATTTTGCCGCAATTAGCAAGGGAGTTGCAACGATTATGGTCTCTTACTCCAGTTGGAATGGAGTAAAAATGCATGCTAATCGTGAACTTATTACCGGATTCCTCAAGAATACCCTCCATTTCAAG GGCGTGGTTATTTCAGATTTTGAGGGTATTGATAGGATCACCACTCCACCTCATGCAAATTTCACATATTCAGTTGAAGCTGGAGTTTCTGCTGGCATTGACATG TTCATGGTTCCTCAATTCTACAAAGAATTCATAGATGATCTAACCAAATTGGTGACAAAGAAGTTCATTCCTATGAGTCGAATCGATGATGCAGCAAAGAGAATTTTGTGGGTTAAGTTCATGATGGGCCTATTTGAGAACCCTTTTGCTGATTACAGTTTGGTTAGATATCTGGGAATACAG GAGCATAGAGAATTGGCTAGGGAAGCTGTGAGGAAATCACTGGTCCTTCTTAAAAATGGCGAATCTGTTGAGAAGCCTCTATTGCCTCTTCGTCGGAAGGCTTCGAAAATACTTGTAGCCGGAAGCCACGCAGATAATCTAGGATATCAGTGTGGCGGCTGGACTATTGAATGGCAAGGAATCAGTGGCAATGATATTCTCAAag GGACTACAATTCTCAATGCTATAAGAAACACTGTTGATCCAGAGACCATAGTGACCTACAAGGAGAATCCTGATGCCGAATATGTCGAGTCCAATGGATTTTCTTATGCCATAGTTGTAGTAGGAGAGCATCCCTATGCTGAAATGCATGGTGATAACAAGAACTTGACCATCCCGGACCCTGGCCCCGAGACCATAACAAATGTATGTGGAGCCATAAAATGCGTGGTGGTTGTTATTTCCGGCCGCCCTGTAGTTATTGAACCATATCTTCATATAATAGACGCGCTTGTGGCTGCTTGGCTTCCGGGAAGTGAAGGCCAGGGTGTAGCTGATGTCCTATATGGCGACTACGGTTTCACCGGAAAGCTTCCAAGGACATGGTTCAAAACTGTTGATCAATTACCAATGAATGTTGGAGATCCTCATTATGATCCCCTTTTCCCATTTGGGTTTGGCCTTTCTACTGAACCTATTAAGGCCATTTACTCAGCATAG
- the LOC112696962 gene encoding spermidine hydroxycinnamoyl transferase has protein sequence MVVTIDRSYTITPSDSSSTTIIPLSHCDQTKLPNHGSQLSLYTTSNSSSSTENFRASLSKALNLYYPLAGRLRWIHGGRLQLLCNSKGVTLLEATCHDNQTTLDMLLENLDNNVLLEQFLPKVDYSVDRIDDMPLMAAQFTRLPGNGVVLGMIICRAVVDGAALGNFMTSWSKLARGEDLDSSLVPFYDRGLLDSLGVSVGPRFEHAEFLTPPLWEEQKEEEPQEIELATVVLKLTKGQVEMLKKKAYHDGVKDGFGNGSNSSNTLSSSRPYTSFEVISGHLWRCICKVKNEGNWGQKTRVCALVNCRNRFKPNLPQSYFGNATFPTVTPTCCFDDIVHKPLGYAVQNVRKAIERMNDEYVRSAIAYIANQKDMNSLRQKLYNLGGGKSRVNPNMYIVSWANFPFYEADFGWGKPVCLVPGSINSDGKVFIMNNGSGDGFIVATCLQQSLVDDLKKLFYEDIEEVYPNSKL, from the exons atggtAGTAACAATCGATCGTTCTTACACGATTACCCCCTCAGATTCCTCTTCCACTACAATAATCCCTTTGTCACACTGTGATCAAACCAAGCTTCCAAACCATGGATCCCAACTTTCTCTCTACACCACTTCTAATTCCTCTTCTTCAACGGAAAATTTCAGAGCCTCACTCAGCAAAGCCTTGAATCTCTACTACCCTTTAGCCGGTAGACTCAGATGGATCCATGGCGGTCGATTACAACTTCTCTGCAACTCAAAGGGCGTCACACTATTGGAAGCCACGTGTCACGATAATCAGACAACCTTGGACATGCTTCTCGAAAACCTTGATAACAATGTTTTGTTGGAACAGTTTTTGCCCAAGGTTGACTATAGCGTTGACCGTATTGACGACATGCCGTTGATGGCGGCACAATTCACGAGGCTTCCGGGCAACGGCGTCGTTTTGGGGATGATTATTTGTCGTGCTGTGGTTGACGGAGCGGCTCTTGGGAATTTCATGACTTCATGGTCAAAATTGGCGAGAGGTGAAGATTTGGATTCGAGTTTGGTTCCGTTTTATGATCGAGGGCTGTTGGATTCGCTTGGTGTGAGTGTGGGTCCAAGATTTGAACATGCTGAATTTCTAACACCGCCACTTTGGGAagaacaaaaagaagaagaaccaCAAGAGATTGAGCTTGCTACTGTTGTGTTGAAGCTCACCAAAGGCCAAGTTGAGATGCTTAAGAAGAAAGCTTATCATGATGGGGTTAAAG ATGGCTTTGGCAATGGTTCAAACTCATCAAATACACTTTCTTCAAGTAGGCCTTACACTAGTTTTGAGGTCATAAGTGGTCACTTATGGAGGTGTATTTGCAAGGTGAAGAATGAGGGTAATTGGGGCCAGAAAACAAGGGTATGTGCGTTGGTCAATTGCAGGAACAGATTTAAACCAAATCTTCCTCAAAGTTATTTTGGGAATGCAACATTTCCTACCGTGACACCAACATGTTGCTTCGATGATATTGTTCACAAGCCTCTAGGCTATGCCGTTCAGAACGTGAGGAAAGCGATTGAGCGAATGAATGATGAGTATGTAAGGTCTGCCATTGCTTACATTGCTAATCAGAAGGACATGAATTCATTGAGGCAGAAGTTGTATAATCTTGGAGGAGGAAAATCCAGGGTGAACCCGAATATGTATATTGTGAGTTGGGCTAACTTTCCTTTTTATGAAGCGGATTTCGGGTGGGGAAAGCCGGTTTGTTTGGTTCCGGGAAGCATAAATTCGGATGGGAAGGTTTTCATTATGAACAATGGAAGTGGTGATGGCTTCATTGTTGCTACTTGCTTGCAACAATCCCTTGTGGATGATCTGAAGAAGCTCTTTTATGAGGATATAGAGGAGGTATATCCTAACTCTAAATTGTGA